In one window of Brassica rapa cultivar Chiifu-401-42 chromosome A07, CAAS_Brap_v3.01, whole genome shotgun sequence DNA:
- the LOC103832364 gene encoding ubiquitin-conjugating enzyme E2 36 produces the protein MANSNLPRRIIKETQRLLSEPAPGISASPSEENMRYFNVMVLGPSQSPYEGGVFKLELFLPEEYPMAAPKVRFLTKIYHPNIDKLGRICLDILKDKWSPALQIRTVLLSIQALLSAPNPDDPLSENIAKHWKSNEAEAVETAKEWTRLYASGA, from the exons ATGGCCAACAGTAATCTGCCCCGAAGAATCATCAAG GAAACGCAACGTCTGCTCAGCGAACCGG CTCCGGGTATAAGTGCATCTCCATCTGAGGAGAACATGAGGTACTTCAACGTTATGGTTCTTGGTCCTTCTCAATCACCTTATGAAG GAGGTGTTTTCAAGTTGGAGCTCTTTTTGCCTGAAGAGTACCCTATGGCAGCTCCCAAG GTTAGGTTTCTCACCAAGATATACCATCCTAATATTGACAAG CTGGGAAGAATCTGTCTTGATATCCTGAAAGACAAATGGAGCCCTGCTCTACAAATACGAACAGTGCTCTTAAG TATTCAAGCTCTTCTGAGTGCACCAAACCCTGATGATCCATTGTCTGAGAACATCGCTAAGCATTGGAAGAGTAATGAGGCTGAAGCTGTGGAGACAG CTAAAGAATGGACCCGTCTGTACGCAAGCGGCGCATGA